A window of Streptomyces gilvosporeus contains these coding sequences:
- the trpB gene encoding tryptophan synthase subunit beta translates to MSSEFFIPDPEGHVPSPAGYFGAFGGKFIPEALVAAVDEVAAEYEKAKADPAFAAELDDLLVNYTGRPSALTEVPRFAEHAGGARVFLKREDLNHTGSHKINNVLGQALLTKRMGKTRVIAETGAGQHGVATATACALFGLDCTIYMGEIDTQRQALNVARMRMLGAEVIAVKSGSRTLKDAINEAFRDWVANVDRTHYLFGTVAGPHPFPALVRDFHRVIGVEARRQILQRAGRLPDVAVACVGGGSNAIGLFHAFLADEQVRLIGCEPGGHGVETGEHAATLTEGTPGILHGSRSYVLQDEDGQITEPYSISAGLDYPGIGPEHAYLKDSGRAEYRAVTDDEAMRALRLLSQTEGIIPAIESAHALAGALEVGRELGPDGLLLINLSGRGDKDMDTAARYFGLYDDKGEADVNGAIRPTGEGEK, encoded by the coding sequence ATGTCCTCCGAGTTCTTCATTCCCGACCCCGAGGGTCACGTCCCCAGCCCCGCGGGCTACTTCGGCGCCTTCGGCGGCAAGTTCATCCCCGAGGCGCTGGTCGCCGCCGTGGACGAGGTCGCCGCCGAGTACGAGAAGGCCAAGGCCGACCCCGCGTTCGCCGCCGAGCTGGACGATCTGCTGGTCAATTACACCGGGCGCCCCAGCGCGCTCACCGAGGTGCCGCGGTTCGCCGAACACGCGGGCGGGGCCCGGGTGTTCCTCAAGCGCGAGGACCTCAACCACACCGGCTCGCACAAGATCAACAACGTGCTGGGGCAGGCGCTGCTCACCAAGCGGATGGGCAAGACCCGGGTCATCGCCGAGACCGGCGCCGGCCAGCACGGCGTCGCCACCGCCACCGCCTGCGCCCTCTTCGGCCTCGACTGCACCATCTACATGGGCGAGATCGACACCCAGCGCCAGGCCCTCAACGTCGCCCGGATGCGGATGCTCGGCGCCGAGGTCATCGCGGTGAAGTCCGGCAGCCGCACCCTCAAGGACGCCATCAACGAGGCGTTCCGCGACTGGGTCGCCAACGTCGACCGCACCCACTACCTCTTCGGTACGGTCGCCGGCCCGCACCCCTTCCCCGCTCTGGTCCGCGACTTCCACCGGGTCATCGGCGTCGAGGCCCGCCGCCAGATCCTCCAGCGCGCGGGCCGCCTGCCCGACGTGGCCGTGGCCTGCGTCGGCGGCGGCTCCAACGCCATCGGCCTCTTCCACGCCTTCCTGGCCGACGAGCAGGTACGCCTGATCGGCTGCGAGCCCGGCGGCCACGGCGTCGAGACCGGTGAGCACGCCGCCACCCTCACCGAGGGCACCCCCGGCATCCTGCACGGCTCGCGTTCCTACGTCCTCCAGGACGAGGACGGCCAGATCACCGAGCCGTACTCCATCTCGGCCGGTCTGGACTACCCGGGCATCGGCCCCGAGCACGCCTACCTCAAGGACTCCGGTCGCGCCGAGTACCGCGCGGTCACCGACGACGAGGCGATGCGCGCGCTGCGGCTGCTGTCGCAGACCGAGGGCATCATCCCGGCCATCGAGAGCGCCCACGCCCTGGCCGGCGCCCTGGAGGTCGGCCGCGAGCTCGGCCCCGACGGCCTGCTGCTGATCAACCTCTCCGGCCGCGGCGACAAGGACATGGACACCGCCGCCCGTTACTTCGGGCTGTACGACGACAAGGGCGAGGCCGATGTGAACGGCGCGATCCGTCCCACCGGCGAGGGGGAGAAGTGA
- a CDS encoding DsbA family protein: MNQKNHDAKRSARDRLQAQRAKEQARARRSRQTIVAGSLVAALAAAGGIGIWAATVGGGNSSTDNKSARPHLASGGEKPSVPVGAPNAPVKLTVWEDFRCPACRQFETGFRPVIHELEDSGRLRTEYHLATIIDGNTGGRGSHTAANAALCAQDAGRFRAFHDMLYSQQPPEEQDRFADKKYLLQLAVKIKGLPSSAFTKCVNDGRYDGFVEKSSTAFSGSGYQGTPTVLLGGKDLSKEKGGKFSPADFKKMVLEASKGKPLGTPQTPQAPKPARSPKSAQSPKSAHEPKSSPGHGAAHSPGAAQGHPAQQPRGDRRPGPGVPS; encoded by the coding sequence GTGAACCAGAAAAATCATGACGCAAAGCGCAGCGCCCGCGATCGGCTTCAGGCACAGCGGGCCAAGGAACAGGCGCGCGCCCGGCGCAGCCGGCAGACGATCGTGGCCGGATCGCTGGTGGCGGCGCTGGCGGCGGCCGGTGGCATCGGCATCTGGGCCGCGACTGTCGGCGGCGGCAACAGCAGCACCGACAACAAAAGCGCCCGCCCCCACCTGGCCAGCGGCGGCGAAAAGCCCTCCGTCCCCGTCGGCGCCCCTAACGCCCCCGTCAAGCTGACGGTGTGGGAGGACTTCCGCTGCCCCGCCTGCCGCCAGTTCGAGACCGGCTTCCGCCCCGTCATCCACGAGCTGGAGGACTCCGGCCGGCTCAGGACCGAGTACCACCTCGCCACGATCATCGACGGCAACACCGGCGGCCGGGGCTCGCACACCGCCGCCAACGCCGCGCTGTGCGCACAGGACGCCGGCCGGTTCCGCGCGTTCCACGACATGCTCTACAGCCAGCAGCCGCCCGAGGAGCAGGATCGGTTCGCCGACAAGAAGTACCTGCTCCAGCTCGCCGTCAAGATCAAGGGGCTGCCGTCCTCCGCCTTCACCAAATGCGTCAACGACGGCCGCTACGACGGCTTCGTGGAGAAGTCCAGCACCGCCTTCTCCGGCTCCGGATACCAGGGCACGCCCACCGTCCTGCTGGGCGGCAAGGACCTCTCGAAGGAGAAGGGCGGCAAGTTCAGCCCCGCCGACTTCAAGAAGATGGTGCTGGAGGCGAGCAAGGGGAAGCCGCTGGGGACACCGCAGACACCCCAGGCTCCCAAGCCCGCGCGGTCGCCGAAGTCCGCGCAGTCGCCGAAGTCCGCGCACGAACCGAAGAGCTCACCGGGCCACGGGGCCGCGCACTCGCCCGGGGCCGCACAGGGGCACCCCGCCCAGCAGCCCAGAGGCGACCGGCGGCCGGGACCGGGCGTCCCCTCGTAG
- the trpM gene encoding tryptophan biosynthesis modulator TrpM, with protein sequence MTDSASRIRRPGPSLCSGPSVVLAAAAGDGRHAALGRGCRPRGCRAPARRVHGRRVRYHIGSEPGQINGRRWRPACAH encoded by the coding sequence ATGACCGACAGCGCCTCCCGCATCCGCCGCCCCGGGCCGAGCCTGTGCTCGGGCCCGTCGGTGGTGCTCGCCGCGGCCGCCGGGGACGGCCGGCACGCGGCGCTGGGGCGCGGCTGCCGGCCGCGCGGCTGCCGGGCACCCGCCAGGCGCGTCCACGGACGGCGCGTGCGCTACCACATCGGCTCGGAGCCGGGACAGATCAACGGGCGCCGATGGCGTCCGGCCTGCGCGCACTGA
- the trpA gene encoding tryptophan synthase subunit alpha gives MAGNVELLNSVLAQARTENRAALVGYLPAGFPTVDDGIRAMTEILDGGCDIVEVGLPHSDPVLDGPVIQTADDIALRGGVKIVDVIRTVREVHAATGAPVLCMTYWNPVDAYGVERFAADLAEAGGAGCILPDLPVEESEVWRKAAAQHGLATVFVVAPSSRDERLAKITAAGSGFVYAASLMGVTGTRESVGREAEDLVARTRATTALPVCVGLGVSDAGQAAEVARFADGVIVGSAFVKRLLAADGDLDAGLAGVRALAGELAEGVRKRA, from the coding sequence ATGGCAGGCAACGTTGAGCTCCTGAACTCGGTGCTGGCCCAGGCCCGCACCGAGAACCGCGCCGCCCTCGTCGGCTACCTGCCGGCCGGCTTCCCCACCGTCGACGACGGCATCCGGGCGATGACCGAGATCCTCGACGGCGGCTGCGACATCGTCGAGGTCGGCCTGCCGCACAGCGACCCCGTCCTGGACGGCCCGGTCATCCAGACCGCCGACGACATCGCGCTGCGCGGCGGCGTCAAGATCGTCGATGTGATCCGTACGGTCCGCGAGGTGCACGCCGCCACCGGGGCGCCGGTGCTGTGCATGACGTACTGGAACCCGGTCGACGCCTACGGTGTCGAGCGCTTCGCCGCCGACCTGGCAGAGGCGGGCGGTGCCGGCTGCATCCTGCCCGACCTGCCGGTCGAGGAGTCCGAGGTGTGGCGCAAGGCCGCCGCGCAGCACGGTCTGGCCACCGTGTTCGTGGTCGCCCCGAGCAGCCGCGACGAGCGGCTCGCCAAGATCACCGCGGCCGGTTCGGGGTTTGTGTACGCCGCCTCCCTGATGGGCGTCACCGGCACCCGCGAGTCCGTCGGCCGCGAGGCCGAGGACCTGGTGGCGCGCACCCGTGCCACGACGGCGCTGCCGGTGTGCGTCGGGCTCGGCGTCTCCGACGCCGGACAGGCCGCCGAGGTCGCCCGGTTCGCGGACGGGGTGATCGTCGGCTCGGCGTTCGTCAAGCGCCTGCTGGCCGCCGACGGCGACCTCGACGCCGGTCTGGCCGGGGTCCGCGCCCTGGCGGGCGAGCTGGCCGAGGGCGTGCGCAAGCGGGCCTGA
- the trpC gene encoding indole-3-glycerol phosphate synthase TrpC — protein sequence MSVLDEIIDGVRADLAERQARVSLDELKERAQKARPAMDGVAALKGESVTVICEVKRSSPSKGALAAIADPAALAADYEAGGAAVISVLTEQRRFGGSLADLDAVRARVDIPVLRKDFIVTAYQLWEARAHGADLALLIVSALEQPALVSLIERAESIGLTPLVEVHDEEEVARAVDAGAKIIGVNARDLKTLEVDRGNFARVAPEIPDHIVKIAESGVRGPHDLIAYANDGADAVLVGESLVTGKDPRTAVADLVAAGSHPAIRHGRS from the coding sequence GTGAGTGTGCTCGACGAGATCATCGACGGAGTCCGCGCCGACCTCGCAGAGCGGCAGGCACGCGTCAGCCTCGACGAGCTCAAGGAGCGGGCCCAGAAGGCGCGCCCCGCGATGGACGGCGTGGCCGCCCTCAAGGGCGAGAGCGTCACGGTGATCTGCGAGGTCAAGCGCTCCAGCCCCTCCAAGGGCGCGCTCGCCGCGATCGCCGACCCGGCGGCGCTGGCCGCCGACTACGAAGCGGGCGGCGCCGCGGTCATCTCCGTGCTCACCGAACAGCGCCGCTTCGGCGGCTCGCTGGCCGACCTGGACGCCGTCCGCGCCAGGGTCGACATCCCCGTGCTGCGCAAGGACTTCATCGTCACCGCCTACCAGCTGTGGGAGGCCCGCGCCCACGGCGCCGACCTCGCGCTGCTGATCGTCTCCGCGCTGGAGCAGCCGGCGCTGGTCTCGCTGATCGAGCGGGCCGAGTCGATCGGCCTGACGCCGCTGGTCGAGGTGCACGACGAGGAGGAGGTCGCCCGCGCGGTGGACGCCGGCGCGAAGATCATCGGCGTGAACGCCCGCGATCTGAAGACCCTTGAGGTCGACCGCGGCAACTTCGCCCGGGTCGCCCCCGAGATCCCCGACCACATCGTCAAGATCGCCGAGTCCGGTGTCCGCGGCCCGCACGATCTGATCGCCTACGCCAACGACGGCGCCGACGCGGTCCTGGTCGGCGAGTCCCTGGTCACCGGCAAGGACCCGCGGACCGCGGTCGCCGACCTGGTCGCCGCGGGCTCCCACCCGGCGATCCGCCACGGGCGTTCCTGA
- a CDS encoding DUF2752 domain-containing protein: MRAHHGHVTDPVAAAPRTPALPRRLAAPLGTATAFAAAFALVGAVDPNEPGHYPVCPLRHLTGLLCPACGGLRSAYAVAHGDLAAALHANALAVAGYALLAAHCARWLCRAARGRPTAGPRPRAAHWWALTVLLLAFTAVRNLPFGTGLAP, translated from the coding sequence GGCACGTGACCGATCCTGTGGCCGCGGCCCCAAGGACACCTGCACTGCCGCGCCGGCTCGCGGCGCCGCTGGGTACCGCCACGGCCTTCGCCGCGGCCTTCGCCCTGGTCGGCGCCGTCGATCCCAACGAGCCCGGCCACTACCCCGTCTGCCCGCTGCGCCATCTCACCGGGCTGCTCTGCCCGGCCTGCGGCGGCCTCCGCAGCGCCTACGCCGTCGCCCACGGCGACCTGGCCGCCGCCCTGCACGCCAACGCCCTGGCGGTGGCCGGCTACGCGCTCCTCGCCGCCCACTGCGCCCGCTGGCTGTGCCGGGCCGCCCGCGGCCGCCCCACGGCCGGACCGCGGCCCCGGGCCGCCCACTGGTGGGCGCTGACCGTCCTGCTGCTGGCTTTCACGGCCGTCCGCAACCTCCCCTTCGGCACCGGGCTCGCGCCATGA